From Nitrospirota bacterium:
CCCACGGAGGAAGCCAAGAAAGCAGCCCCTCCACCTCCGGGTGTAGAAGCGGCCACCATCACCGGCGAGGGGAAGGTGCTGACGAGGGAGAACGCGTTTGTTCCGGACGAACAATTGGTCCTCAAGCGGGTTTACTTCCCCTACGACGACTACTCGCTTACGGAGGAGGCCAAAGGCGTCCTCCGGGCCAACAGCGATTGGCTGCTGTCCCATGCCGGCATTCGGATCCAAATTGAAGGGCATTGCGATGAGCGCGGCACCAATGAGTACAATCTGGCCTTGGGCGAGCGGAGGGCACTCGGGGTGCGGGACTACCTCGTCGCGCTCGGGGTGCCCGCCGATCGCCTTTCCATCCTCAGTTTCGGAGAAGAAATTCCGCTCGACCCCGGACACGAAGAGTCGGCCTGGGCCAGGAACCGCCGGGCGCAGTTCGTTCACCTCGGCGACTGAAATCGCCGCTTCTGGTTTGAGACTCCTTTTGCCGGTCCTGCTCGCCTTCGCGTCATCCTGTTTCCCCTATCAGCGGGGGATCAAGGGTGAGGAGAACATGATCGATGCCCATGCCCGGATACGGGAGCTGGAGAAGAAGGTCGAGGTGTTGGAACGGGCGAAGGGGGCGCAGGCGGACGTTTTGGTTCGAATTGATCGGATGGGACAGGAAATCAGCCAGGTGCGGGGAAAAGCGGAGGAGATTGGGAAGCAGAAAGGGGGAGGGTCGGACCCCCGCGTGCTCCAGCAACTCGACTTGTTGGAGGAAAAGACGCGGGCCCTCGAGGAGCGGATCCGCCAATTTGAGAAGGCACTGCTGAGTGAAACAAGTCCGGACGCTTCTCCGGACGTTCGTTCCGAGCAGGAAAGCTATGAAGAGGCGCGACGGCTTTACCTCCAGAAAAGGTATGGGGAGGCCATCGACAAGTTTGACGTCTTCCAACAGAGTCATCCGAAGTCCACGCTGATCGACAACGCTCTTTTTTGGCAAGGCATGAGCCGCTACAGCAACGAAGAATGGGAGAAGGCCATCATCAAGTTTGAGGACGTACGGAACCGGTTTCCGGATGGGGACAAGGCGCCCGACGCCGCTTATTTCGAGGCGCTGAGCTTCCGGAAGATGAATGATTCAAAGAGTGCCAAGGCACTTCTTCAAGACTTCGCGAAGAAGTATCCCAAATCGGACAAGGTTCCATTGGCGGAGAAGCTGCTCAAGGAGTTGAAGTAAGCGTTCAGCCATCAGCAGTCAGTTCTCAGCTCCCGGTCAATGCACCGGAATCCCCGCTATTCACGCTTGCCTCAGAATCCGAGGCTGACGGCTGACCGCTTACCAGCTAAGATAGCCTGAATGCTGACCCTTGGGATCGAGACGTCCTGCGATGAGACCGCCGCCGCTATTCTCGAAGATCGACGGATCCGGTCAAGCATCATAGCGTCACAGGCCGATCTTCATGGCCCGTTCGGCGGCGTCGTGCCGGAATTGGCCTCGCGGAGTCACGTGGAGGCCGTCGATACCGTGGTCCGATCAGCCTTGGAGAAGGCGGATTGCAGTGCGAGCGATATCGACCTCGTGGGCGTTACAGCCGGTCCCGGCCTCCCGGGTGCGCTGATTGTGGGTGTGGCCTTCGCCCGCACCCTGGCGTGGGCCCTCGACAAGCCGCTCCTGGCGGTCAACCACCTCGAGGGGCACATTCTGGCGGCGAGGATCGAGAA
This genomic window contains:
- the pal gene encoding peptidoglycan-associated lipoprotein Pal, which encodes MTEALARLREKKYDEAKKLAVDAKSKADDLSERIKKLALPPVEAPTEEAKKAAPPPPGVEAATITGEGKVLTRENAFVPDEQLVLKRVYFPYDDYSLTEEAKGVLRANSDWLLSHAGIRIQIEGHCDERGTNEYNLALGERRALGVRDYLVALGVPADRLSILSFGEEIPLDPGHEESAWARNRRAQFVHLGD
- the ybgF gene encoding tol-pal system protein YbgF, translating into MRLLLPVLLAFASSCFPYQRGIKGEENMIDAHARIRELEKKVEVLERAKGAQADVLVRIDRMGQEISQVRGKAEEIGKQKGGGSDPRVLQQLDLLEEKTRALEERIRQFEKALLSETSPDASPDVRSEQESYEEARRLYLQKRYGEAIDKFDVFQQSHPKSTLIDNALFWQGMSRYSNEEWEKAIIKFEDVRNRFPDGDKAPDAAYFEALSFRKMNDSKSAKALLQDFAKKYPKSDKVPLAEKLLKELK